In the genome of Nycticebus coucang isolate mNycCou1 chromosome 12, mNycCou1.pri, whole genome shotgun sequence, one region contains:
- the LOC128561982 gene encoding zinc finger protein 394-like, giving the protein MQEAVHLGQECYQTTIPPKEYYWLLVVDRKENSPEGQGLTCLSDLNKNGSSEGSDSKNNEFGNRARYSDFVFSQHIQKTERPIDGDVLWNKCKQSLDMVTHHVVKPHKSTDSRENVHHSRLSETPRCFREERPYKCDNCEKSFKQRSDLFKHQRIHTGEKPYECQECGKRFSQSAALIKHQRTHTGEKPYTCLKCGERFRQSSHLNRHQRTHNGEKYYKCEECGETCHISNLFRHQRLHKGERPYKCEECEKSFKQRSDLFKHQRIHTGEKPYGCSVCGKSFSQSATLIKHQRTHTGEKPYKCLECGERFRQSTHLIRHQRIHQNKVSSF; this is encoded by the coding sequence aaaagaaaattctcctgAAGGGCAAGGACTCACCTGCCTCTCAGATCTCAACAAGAATGGTTCCTCAGAAGGGAGCGActctaaaaataatgaatttgggAACAGAGCCAGATATTCCGACTTTGTTTTTTCTCAGCACATCCAGAAAACAGAGAGACCTATTGATGGTGATGTGCTTTGGAACAAATGCAAACAGAGTTTAGATATGGTGACACATCATGTGGTGAAACCTCACAAGTCTACTGACAGTAGAGAAAATGTACATCATTCTAGGCTGTCTGAGACCCCAAGGTGCTTCCGAGAAGAGAGACCTTATAAATGTGACAACTGTGAGAAGAGTTTCAAACAACGTTCTGACCTCTTTAAACACCAGAGAATCCACACaggtgagaaaccctatgaatgccAAGAATGTGGAAAAAGGTTCAGTCAGAGTGCCGCCCTTATTAAACACCAGAGGACACACACAGGTGAAAAACCTTATACCTGTTTAAAATGTGGGGAACGTTTTAGACAGAGTTCACATCTAAATCGGCATCAAAGAACTCACAATGGAGAGAAATActacaaatgtgaggaatgtgggGAAACTTGCCATATTTCCAACCTTTTTAGACATCAGAGACTACATAAAGGGGAGAGACCCTATAAGTGTGAAGAATGTGAAAAGAGCTTCAAGCAGCGCTCGGACCTCTTTAAACATCAGCGAATCCACACTGGGGAGAAGCCTTATGGATGTTCTGTCTGTGGGAAAAGCTTCAGTCAGAGTGCAACCCTCATCAAGCACCAGAGaactcacactggagaaaaaccttataaATGCCTTGAATGTGGGGAAAGATTTAGACAAAGTACACACCTTATCCGACACCAAAGAATCCATCAAAATAAAGTCTCATCATTTTGA